A region of Sulfurovum sp. DNA encodes the following proteins:
- a CDS encoding outer membrane lipoprotein-sorting protein, which translates to MVLRNAQGVENKRKLKVLRKEGSHGDRSFIEFLYPNDIKGTKLLSFEVIGKDDKQWLYLPALKRIKRISSRNKSGSFAASEFSYEDISSVNYQNYTYSGEAEIDTKNGKSYFKIVRKPIDKYSGYSKQIIWIDKKDYLIRFGEYYDRHGKLLKKVHFSKYKKTEGVWRIFEIDIENIQNHKSSKLIWKSDKIHIPIKNTDVSKRVLY; encoded by the coding sequence ATGGTATTAAGAAATGCACAAGGAGTGGAAAATAAACGGAAATTAAAAGTACTTAGAAAAGAAGGAAGTCATGGAGATAGGTCATTTATAGAATTTTTATATCCTAATGATATTAAAGGTACAAAACTGCTAAGTTTTGAAGTAATAGGAAAAGATGATAAACAGTGGCTATATTTACCGGCACTGAAACGTATAAAGCGTATTAGTTCTCGCAATAAATCGGGTTCATTTGCTGCAAGCGAATTTTCTTATGAAGATATCTCTTCTGTAAATTATCAAAATTATACATATAGTGGTGAAGCAGAGATAGATACTAAAAATGGAAAGTCCTATTTTAAAATTGTACGTAAACCTATTGATAAATATAGTGGATATTCAAAACAAATAATATGGATAGACAAAAAAGATTATTTAATTCGTTTTGGAGAATATTATGATAGACATGGCAAACTCTTAAAAAAAGTACATTTTTCTAAATATAAAAAAACAGAAGGAGTTTGGCGTATATTTGAAATTGATATAGAAAATATACAAAACCATAAAAGCTCTAAACTTATTTGGAAATCAGACAAAATTCATATACCTATAAAAAATACAGATGTCTCTAAAAGAGTATTATATTGA
- a CDS encoding Lrp/AsnC family transcriptional regulator: MIETENKLLYEMQHAFPITQRPFLELSQKLGITENEILATVRRLKERKIIRQTSAIFDTKRLGYKSSLVAFKVVENKIEQAAKMINAHPGVSHNYLRNHDYNIWFTIAVTPDSKLGLEKTIEILKNKTGAEDAIILPTLKMFKIKVQMDTTGKRAKKEKLQKLAHKEIGLTARHMAIIKALQQDIDVVSEPFKKYLKKLNLSYDEFFTIANELKESGVMRRFATILNHRKAGFSANAMSVWSVPEEKGER, from the coding sequence ATGATAGAAACAGAAAACAAACTCCTCTATGAAATGCAACATGCTTTTCCTATAACACAAAGACCTTTTTTAGAGCTTTCTCAAAAACTGGGAATAACAGAAAATGAAATACTTGCAACAGTACGTAGACTCAAAGAAAGGAAGATTATCCGACAGACTTCAGCAATCTTTGATACTAAGCGGTTAGGCTACAAATCTTCACTGGTTGCTTTTAAAGTAGTAGAAAATAAAATAGAACAAGCGGCAAAAATGATCAATGCACACCCAGGTGTCAGCCACAACTATCTGCGTAACCATGACTACAATATCTGGTTTACCATAGCAGTTACTCCAGACTCCAAATTGGGTCTCGAAAAGACTATAGAGATACTCAAAAATAAAACAGGTGCCGAGGACGCAATCATACTACCAACGCTAAAAATGTTCAAGATTAAAGTCCAGATGGATACAACAGGAAAACGTGCCAAAAAAGAGAAACTTCAAAAACTAGCCCACAAAGAGATTGGTCTCACAGCTAGACATATGGCAATTATAAAAGCCTTGCAACAAGACATAGATGTAGTTTCAGAACCTTTCAAAAAGTATCTCAAAAAATTAAATCTTAGCTATGATGAATTTTTTACGATTGCCAATGAACTAAAAGAGAGTGGTGTCATGCGTCGATTTGCAACCATTCTTAACCATAGAAAGGCAGGTTTTAGTGCCAATGCGATGAGTGTGTGGTCAGTACCTGAAGAGAAGGGGGAGAGATAG
- a CDS encoding bifunctional precorrin-2 dehydrogenase/sirohydrochlorin ferrochelatase: MPYFPMFINIEKLKVLVVGGGVIATEKLQKLVDFTKEITIIAEELSPEVNRLICNHCLSFHQRAYRSGDIRGFDIVIIATDTAELHQQIYEESRGSGILINSVDNADYCDFIFPSYIKKEDLTIAFSTGGASPAFTKQIREYFEKIIPQSVGTFLTKMKILRTTMPKGKERMHYFETLVEAYFKKYFKS, encoded by the coding sequence ATGCCATATTTTCCTATGTTCATAAATATAGAGAAGTTAAAGGTATTGGTTGTTGGTGGCGGGGTGATTGCCACCGAGAAACTTCAGAAACTAGTAGATTTTACCAAAGAGATTACCATTATCGCTGAAGAACTGAGTCCTGAAGTTAACCGACTTATCTGCAATCATTGCCTTAGCTTCCATCAGAGAGCATACCGTAGTGGAGATATCAGAGGGTTTGATATTGTGATCATTGCAACAGATACCGCAGAACTGCATCAGCAGATATATGAAGAGAGTAGAGGTAGTGGAATACTCATTAATTCTGTAGATAATGCAGACTATTGTGATTTTATCTTTCCTTCCTATATCAAAAAAGAAGATTTGACTATTGCATTTTCCACTGGTGGGGCATCCCCTGCTTTTACAAAACAGATACGTGAATATTTTGAGAAAATTATTCCACAAAGCGTTGGAACATTTCTTACAAAAATGAAAATATTACGTACCACAATGCCCAAAGGTAAAGAGCGAATGCACTATTTTGAGACACTTGTAGAAGCATATTTTAAAAAATATTTTAAATCTTGA
- a CDS encoding Crp/Fnr family transcriptional regulator, which translates to MIKLEEIPIFSALEDKYLKELQNEIYIKHFLKDSIVFYEGDKSDYLHILIEGSVKLYKTSPKGSQIQINRFAAPSLIAEFVCFEKEIFPATCEFVTDGTIGLLHFDKLYEHLNEPMFSLELIKSLTSKVMLLSSLVHKETILSSEAKVADLMIKKNSIFNRLKNNEIASMLNLTPETFSRILTKFKKEGIIVLEEHILKVTNEDALYKIVETNTMKECTNCIAHLKEQTECKD; encoded by the coding sequence ATGATAAAACTAGAAGAAATTCCTATATTTTCTGCACTAGAAGACAAATATCTTAAAGAGCTACAAAATGAGATTTATATCAAACATTTTCTAAAAGATAGTATTGTATTTTACGAGGGAGATAAGAGTGATTATCTACATATTTTGATAGAAGGAAGTGTTAAACTCTATAAAACATCTCCTAAGGGAAGTCAGATTCAGATCAATCGTTTTGCAGCACCATCACTTATTGCAGAGTTTGTCTGTTTTGAAAAAGAGATATTTCCAGCAACCTGTGAATTTGTTACTGATGGTACAATTGGACTATTGCATTTTGATAAACTTTATGAACATCTTAATGAGCCAATGTTTTCACTGGAGTTGATCAAGTCGTTAACCAGTAAAGTCATGTTACTCTCTTCACTTGTACACAAAGAGACAATTCTCTCTTCAGAAGCAAAAGTGGCTGATCTGATGATTAAGAAAAACTCTATTTTTAATCGCTTAAAAAATAATGAGATTGCTTCAATGCTTAATTTGACACCAGAAACATTCTCACGTATCCTCACCAAATTTAAGAAAGAGGGAATTATAGTTTTAGAGGAGCATATTCTCAAGGTAACCAATGAAGATGCACTCTATAAGATTGTAGAGACTAATACGATGAAAGAGTGCACCAACTGTATTGCACACCTTAAAGAGCAGACTGAATGTAAAGACTAG
- a CDS encoding radical SAM protein: MFRLSNLLKSVVEGNPSRILDGSIAIWNFTNRCNLSCLHCYSRADLDAVDTLSTDDIMQTLPKLKKNGVKFLIFSGGEPLTRKDLFDIAIRCKELGIVTYLSTNGLYVKQSNVKKILDTFDYIGISIDGSPKVHDKFRGLVGSFVESMKAVDLLNSFGRKKVGIRFTITKDTYNDLPFIFDLVERHHIPKIYISHLVYSGRGLENLEMDLTKEQRIKAVNYILDKAFEYHESGCDIEIVTGNMEMDAILFYDRFIQKYPKYAEEMKQRLTAWGGNSAGQKLLNIDSDGFVKPDPFFPVKIGNILHQDFSDIWINKPSQLLQKLRTHPRELSGKCMDCHYLDICNGGSRSRAYAIYGDMWAQDPSCYLSEEKTKRNR; this comes from the coding sequence ATGTTTAGACTCTCAAATCTACTTAAATCAGTAGTAGAGGGCAATCCTTCACGTATCCTTGATGGCAGTATTGCGATATGGAATTTCACCAACCGATGCAACCTTAGTTGTTTACATTGCTACTCCAGGGCTGATCTTGATGCAGTAGATACTTTAAGTACTGACGATATCATGCAGACACTTCCAAAACTTAAAAAAAATGGAGTAAAGTTCCTTATTTTTTCTGGAGGAGAGCCTCTGACACGTAAGGATCTCTTTGATATTGCTATACGGTGCAAAGAGCTTGGTATTGTGACTTATCTTTCCACAAATGGATTGTATGTTAAGCAGAGTAATGTTAAAAAAATTCTTGATACATTTGATTATATTGGCATTAGTATCGATGGAAGCCCCAAAGTGCATGATAAGTTTAGAGGGCTTGTAGGCTCATTTGTTGAGTCAATGAAGGCAGTAGACTTGCTCAACTCGTTTGGTAGAAAAAAGGTAGGAATCCGTTTTACTATTACCAAAGATACTTACAATGATTTACCATTTATCTTTGATTTGGTAGAGAGGCACCATATTCCTAAGATATATATTTCCCATCTTGTATATAGTGGACGGGGTTTAGAAAATTTAGAGATGGATTTGACAAAAGAGCAACGCATTAAAGCGGTTAATTATATTTTGGATAAAGCATTTGAGTACCATGAAAGTGGATGCGATATAGAGATTGTAACAGGCAATATGGAGATGGATGCCATCCTCTTTTATGATAGATTTATACAAAAATATCCCAAATATGCCGAAGAGATGAAGCAAAGATTGACTGCTTGGGGTGGCAACAGTGCGGGACAAAAACTACTTAATATAGATAGCGATGGGTTTGTTAAACCTGACCCTTTCTTTCCTGTTAAGATTGGCAATATCCTTCATCAGGATTTTTCTGATATTTGGATCAATAAGCCAAGCCAACTACTTCAAAAACTACGTACACATCCCCGAGAGCTTAGTGGCAAGTGTATGGATTGTCATTATTTAGATATCTGTAATGGAGGATCAAGAAGTAGAGCTTATGCGATATATGGAGATATGTGGGCACAAGATCCTTCATGTTATTTGAGTGAAGAAAAAACGAAAAGGAATAGATAA
- the cobA gene encoding uroporphyrinogen-III C-methyltransferase, translating into MSTVYLTGAGPGDVDLLTVKALRVIRKADVIIYDRLANSDILVEAKDGCEFIYVGKEDSHHTLPQEEINEVIYQSALKYDNVVRLKGGDPLVFGRGGEEALYLRERDIKFEFIPGITSAIAVPEYAGIPVTHRGVTVSFRIVTGHESKNKDHSQIPWENYKTDDTIVFLMGLHRLDKITKKLIEIGKPKDHPVAVISRGTRLDEKTVIGTLENIYEKAKDLPTPALIVVGEVVKLHEKLSWFEK; encoded by the coding sequence ATGTCAACCGTATATCTGACAGGAGCGGGACCAGGAGATGTCGATTTATTGACAGTCAAGGCATTGCGCGTAATTCGTAAAGCTGATGTAATTATCTATGATAGACTAGCCAATTCGGATATTTTGGTTGAAGCAAAGGATGGTTGTGAATTTATCTATGTTGGGAAAGAGGATTCACATCATACACTTCCACAAGAGGAGATTAATGAAGTAATTTATCAGAGTGCATTGAAATATGACAATGTTGTCAGGCTTAAAGGAGGAGACCCTTTGGTGTTTGGTAGAGGAGGAGAAGAAGCACTCTATTTGCGTGAACGTGATATAAAATTTGAATTTATTCCTGGTATTACTTCTGCCATTGCCGTACCAGAGTATGCGGGCATTCCTGTTACTCATCGTGGTGTGACTGTTTCCTTTAGGATAGTGACAGGCCATGAATCCAAGAATAAAGACCATTCTCAAATTCCATGGGAAAATTACAAGACTGATGATACAATTGTTTTTCTAATGGGTCTTCATCGTTTAGATAAAATTACTAAAAAGTTAATAGAGATTGGCAAACCCAAAGACCATCCTGTTGCAGTCATTAGTCGTGGTACCAGATTAGACGAGAAAACAGTGATAGGCACATTGGAAAATATCTATGAAAAAGCAAAAGACCTTCCTACTCCAGCATTGATTGTAGTAGGAGAAGTCGTGAAATTGCATGAGAAATTAAGTTGGTTTGAGAAATAA
- a CDS encoding TetR/AcrR family transcriptional regulator — protein sequence MKKNTYHHGNLKQELLSFSLDFIHKKDIDKLTLKILADVTNTSRSAIYKHFSSKDELIKAVMEKGFDKFDSVIVPILSNDNEDLDKRFFIAAKYYIDWAKKNPNLYRLLFGKKYAHVRESFITIRSENCKGFMALKALIEEGQMKRLIKIEDSFAQTVVVWSSLHGLTSLIINCFHDVEEIYDDLVNKMLYSLLTGLANN from the coding sequence ATGAAAAAAAATACCTATCACCATGGTAATCTAAAACAAGAATTATTATCATTTTCTTTAGATTTTATCCATAAAAAAGATATAGACAAGCTTACACTTAAAATACTTGCTGATGTAACCAACACATCACGTTCGGCAATTTATAAACATTTCAGCTCCAAAGATGAACTTATCAAAGCAGTAATGGAAAAAGGGTTTGATAAGTTTGATTCAGTCATTGTTCCCATTCTCTCTAATGACAATGAAGATTTAGATAAAAGATTTTTTATTGCAGCCAAATATTATATTGATTGGGCTAAAAAAAATCCTAATTTATACCGACTATTATTTGGTAAAAAATATGCTCATGTTAGAGAATCATTTATTACAATACGAAGTGAAAATTGTAAAGGTTTTATGGCTTTAAAGGCACTTATCGAAGAGGGGCAAATGAAGAGGTTAATTAAAATAGAGGACAGCTTTGCACAAACTGTAGTTGTTTGGTCTTCACTACATGGTCTTACCTCTTTAATTATTAACTGTTTTCATGATGTAGAAGAGATTTATGATGATTTAGTCAATAAAATGTTATATAGTTTACTAACGGGACTTGCAAATAACTAG
- a CDS encoding metal-sulfur cluster assembly factor has translation MCNITKEVVFDAISTVIDPEVGFNLVEMGLIYDAIIDEKYNVHVVMTLSTQGCPLHQMITQWVKEATERIEGVGEVDIEVVWEPAWNISMADDNVKKALGGM, from the coding sequence ATGTGCAATATTACAAAAGAAGTAGTTTTTGATGCGATCTCAACAGTGATTGATCCTGAGGTAGGGTTCAATCTGGTAGAGATGGGTTTGATTTATGATGCAATTATTGATGAGAAATATAATGTACATGTAGTGATGACTCTTTCGACACAGGGGTGTCCACTACACCAAATGATTACTCAGTGGGTCAAAGAGGCAACAGAACGCATTGAAGGTGTTGGTGAGGTTGACATAGAAGTGGTCTGGGAGCCAGCATGGAATATTTCTATGGCAGATGATAATGTTAAAAAGGCACTTGGGGGGATGTGA
- a CDS encoding MMPL family transporter translates to MIHYINFLDRYKTKLFIIITIIVLFFSYWIKDIAFEGSYRIWFSPDATIMKNYDNFRDTFSTDDTFIVAFRDEKGIFTDKATDIVLKLTEEIANIDGVRKVDSLSNYQYISAIEDELNVEDFIHEDDKGDLTHKKEIALKDKLILNHAISRDGKTTTLSVKLSTETSSGEEVNIYVMDALEQIAHTYEQKYGYKLYISGMPAVTASLVTVAVHDAIYIMPLAVIIVIIFLWILFRDIVGVFVPAIIILYTFLIVLGMQFLMGYKLNNFTVNIPAFIAAIAIADSLHLLLAWRYYKSKKTVNKDAVCQAVKNNFLPITLTSFTTATGFASLMTSDIVPIATLGYAITVGAILAFVLSVTLAPALLLYMKDDYIPKRIFFIDFTKLQGYGKFITKHDKKIVGFFMILILVLGYGLKYVNVDNNSVEYFDKSTVVRSGSDFVEKYVTGAMTYEIIIDSKKKDGIKNIAFLKKVLAFEKTLKDKYPNVTFSTSIKDIIQRMHTVLSDTHETTLPTDSNLIAQYLLLYSMSVPQGMSINDQIDMSEQFLRMTINSETQTTSKDVQMIEWIKQWWKTHSHYSAQVEGETAIFSYMQEHVIHTLLVSILFTLIIIILAMSLIFKKLKMLWIFVLPNIAPIILVAGVMGYLGISIDIGVVISASVILGIAVDDTIHFFSKYFQTRKMMPFEESIDYIITHSGNAMILTTMILSFTFLIFAVSSFIPNNHFSFVTVIALNLALLLDLVLLPALLSLFYKKA, encoded by the coding sequence ATGATACACTATATAAATTTTTTAGATAGATATAAAACAAAGCTTTTTATAATTATTACTATTATCGTACTCTTTTTTAGCTACTGGATAAAAGACATAGCCTTTGAAGGTAGTTATAGAATATGGTTTAGTCCTGATGCTACTATTATGAAAAATTATGATAATTTTAGAGATACTTTTAGTACGGATGATACCTTTATCGTGGCATTTCGAGATGAAAAAGGTATTTTTACTGATAAGGCTACAGATATTGTTTTAAAATTAACTGAAGAGATAGCAAATATTGATGGGGTACGAAAAGTAGATAGTCTTAGCAATTATCAATATATAAGTGCAATAGAAGATGAATTAAATGTTGAAGACTTTATTCATGAGGATGATAAAGGAGATTTAACACATAAAAAAGAGATAGCATTAAAAGATAAGCTTATTTTAAATCATGCCATTTCAAGAGATGGTAAAACTACTACGCTCTCCGTAAAACTTAGTACTGAAACTAGTTCAGGAGAAGAAGTAAATATTTATGTAATGGATGCATTAGAGCAAATAGCACATACCTATGAACAGAAGTACGGATATAAACTTTATATTTCAGGTATGCCTGCTGTGACAGCATCATTAGTGACTGTAGCAGTACATGATGCAATCTATATTATGCCTTTGGCAGTCATTATTGTTATTATATTTTTATGGATTTTATTTAGAGATATAGTTGGAGTTTTTGTACCAGCTATAATCATACTGTATACCTTTCTCATTGTATTAGGTATGCAGTTTTTAATGGGGTATAAACTCAATAATTTTACAGTGAATATTCCTGCCTTTATTGCGGCTATTGCTATTGCAGATTCTCTTCATTTACTTTTAGCTTGGCGATATTATAAAAGTAAAAAAACTGTCAATAAAGATGCTGTGTGTCAAGCAGTAAAAAATAATTTTTTACCCATTACTTTGACCTCATTTACTACTGCAACGGGATTTGCTTCCCTTATGACAAGTGATATTGTGCCTATAGCTACATTAGGGTATGCCATTACAGTAGGAGCTATTTTGGCATTTGTATTGAGTGTCACATTAGCACCTGCATTGCTACTTTATATGAAAGATGATTATATACCTAAAAGAATATTTTTTATTGATTTTACGAAACTACAGGGATATGGTAAATTTATTACAAAACATGATAAAAAAATTGTAGGTTTTTTTATGATACTAATATTGGTGTTGGGCTATGGATTAAAATATGTGAATGTAGATAATAATAGTGTAGAATATTTTGATAAAAGTACAGTAGTACGTTCAGGGAGTGATTTTGTAGAAAAGTATGTAACAGGTGCAATGACCTATGAAATTATTATAGATTCCAAAAAGAAAGATGGAATCAAAAATATAGCATTTTTAAAAAAAGTATTGGCTTTTGAGAAGACACTAAAAGATAAATATCCCAATGTCACTTTTAGTACTTCTATAAAAGATATTATACAACGTATGCATACAGTTTTAAGTGATACGCATGAGACTACATTGCCTACAGATAGCAATCTTATAGCACAATATCTTTTACTCTACTCTATGAGTGTTCCACAAGGGATGAGTATCAATGATCAGATCGATATGAGTGAACAGTTTTTACGTATGACCATTAATAGTGAGACACAAACAACTTCCAAAGATGTACAAATGATAGAGTGGATTAAACAATGGTGGAAAACACATAGTCATTATAGTGCCCAAGTAGAGGGCGAAACAGCGATATTTTCCTATATGCAAGAGCATGTGATTCATACCTTATTGGTCTCTATACTGTTCACACTTATTATCATTATACTTGCCATGTCACTAATATTTAAAAAATTAAAAATGTTATGGATTTTTGTTTTACCCAATATTGCACCTATTATATTAGTTGCAGGAGTAATGGGCTATTTAGGTATCAGTATAGATATTGGTGTGGTGATTTCTGCTTCGGTTATTTTAGGTATTGCTGTGGATGATACGATACACTTTTTTAGTAAATATTTTCAAACAAGAAAAATGATGCCTTTTGAAGAGAGTATAGACTATATTATTACACATAGTGGTAATGCAATGATTTTAACTACCATGATATTATCTTTTACCTTTCTTATTTTTGCTGTGAGTAGCTTTATACCTAATAACCACTTCTCTTTTGTGACTGTTATTGCATTAAATTTAGCACTATTATTAGATTTAGTATTATTGCCAGCACTTTTAAGTCTATTTTATAAAAAAGCTTAA